In the genome of Variibacter gotjawalensis, one region contains:
- a CDS encoding ATPase domain-containing protein — translation MSDAGSVEARTGVPGLDDVLQGGLQRGRVFLLEGSPGTGKTTIATQFLMEGAKAGERTLYITLSETEDELRSGAASHGWDLKDVGIFELVPPENLLDEQHQQSLLYSSDLELGETTKRIFEAFERVKPHRVVIDSLSEIRLLAQSSLRYRRQILSLKHYFAQAQTTVLMLDDLTMEVMDKTVHSIAHGVFRLEETAPDYGAERRRMRVLKYRGRRFRGGFHDFALSNAGAHVFPRLVSAEHKLGFKREVISSGTERLDALLGGGVERGSSLLIIGPAGAGKSLLALTFIKSAVARGETAAMFVFDEELGLLFDRAKGLDIDLQAMVDQKRLHIEQVDAAELSPGEFSQRVRRCVEQRGAQTVVLDSLNGFQAAMPEENALILHMHELLQFLNRRGASTILTVAQHGLVGDMKAPVDVTYLADTVILLRFFEAFGRVRRAISVIKKRASAHEDTIREYRIGQRGVTLGEPLTEFQGVLRGVPTLVGNSRDLLKAEES, via the coding sequence ATGTCGGACGCTGGGAGCGTAGAGGCACGTACCGGAGTTCCCGGATTAGACGACGTACTGCAGGGCGGGTTGCAACGCGGCCGCGTATTCCTGCTGGAAGGGTCTCCGGGTACCGGCAAGACAACGATTGCGACGCAGTTCCTTATGGAAGGCGCTAAGGCGGGCGAGCGCACGCTCTACATCACTTTGTCCGAGACCGAAGACGAGCTGCGATCCGGGGCGGCGTCGCACGGTTGGGACTTGAAGGATGTTGGTATTTTCGAACTCGTTCCGCCGGAAAACTTGCTCGACGAACAACATCAGCAAAGTTTGCTTTATTCCTCCGATCTGGAACTCGGCGAGACGACGAAGCGCATCTTCGAAGCCTTTGAACGCGTCAAGCCGCATCGCGTCGTGATCGATTCTTTGTCGGAGATCCGACTGCTGGCGCAAAGCTCGCTGCGCTACCGCCGGCAAATCCTGAGCTTGAAGCATTACTTCGCTCAAGCGCAGACGACGGTTCTGATGCTCGATGACCTCACGATGGAGGTCATGGACAAGACCGTCCACTCGATCGCGCATGGTGTGTTTCGTCTCGAAGAGACGGCGCCCGATTACGGTGCGGAGCGGCGGCGGATGCGTGTGCTCAAATATCGCGGCCGCCGTTTCCGTGGCGGCTTTCACGACTTCGCGCTGAGCAATGCCGGTGCGCATGTTTTTCCGCGACTGGTGTCGGCGGAGCATAAGTTAGGTTTCAAGCGCGAAGTTATCTCCAGCGGCACCGAGCGGCTCGATGCTTTGCTCGGCGGCGGTGTCGAGCGTGGTTCGAGCCTTCTGATCATTGGGCCGGCGGGTGCCGGCAAATCGCTGCTCGCCTTGACCTTCATCAAGAGCGCCGTTGCACGCGGCGAAACTGCGGCAATGTTCGTCTTCGACGAAGAGCTGGGTCTGTTGTTTGACCGCGCCAAGGGACTCGATATCGATCTGCAAGCGATGGTCGATCAAAAGCGCCTGCACATCGAACAAGTCGACGCGGCCGAGCTCTCGCCCGGAGAGTTTTCGCAGCGCGTCCGGCGCTGTGTCGAGCAGCGCGGTGCGCAAACCGTCGTGCTCGATAGCCTCAACGGCTTCCAAGCCGCCATGCCGGAAGAAAACGCGCTGATCCTGCACATGCACGAGCTGCTGCAGTTCCTAAACCGTCGCGGCGCATCGACCATTTTGACCGTTGCGCAGCACGGTCTGGTCGGCGACATGAAGGCGCCGGTCGATGTCACGTACTTGGCCGACACCGTTATCCTGCTTCGTTTCTTCGAAGCATTTGGCCGCGTGCGCCGCGCGATCTCGGTTATCAAAAAACGCGCTAGCGCTCACGAGGACACGATCCGCGAATATCGGATTGGACAGCGCGGCGTTACGCTCGGTGAACCGCTAACGGAGTTCCAAGGCGTGCTGCGCGGCGTTCCAACGCTCGTAGGCAATAGTCGCGATCTCCTGAAAGCCGAAGAGTCGTGA
- a CDS encoding TonB-dependent receptor, protein MNKLPIGMGAISATAFLCLLEASTASAQSTQPAASQPSLPTVSVQAPRQQVVRRAPRRRVATRPVSPRVAPPAPVPVVATEGVPRTASGGTTVGYATTRITSGTKTDTPIINVPQSATVLTKEFIQDQSVQFLGEATRYVPGVIWHQGEGNRDDLVIRGQRSNADFYVNGFRDDVQYFRDLYNVERVEVLKGPNALIFGRGGGGGIVNRVLKEPEWRNVPYGEVTLSGGQYNDRRATLDVGGALNGNVAGRFDAMYEKTDSYRNHVGFERWGINPMFAFRLNDQTKVTLSYEHYDFNGITDRGIPSQFGRPYKTDVSTFFGNPDYARTYSIVDSAMAVIEHETDSGVKIRNGTRYANYDRWYQNVFPGGAVNNAGTSVNLSAYNNRTDRENIFNQTDVTWKFNTGSWQHTALVGGEVGHQSGLSYRETGLFNGVSTALAVNPLNPTVFGPITFKNNGTTDANSTYRLGLGAVYIQDQIEVTRWLQLIAGVRFDHFDLEATNRTTNLTFGRIDNVVSPRGGIVIKPQDNMSIYASYSVSHLPSSGDQFSSLTPGLVISEPEKFENKEVGFKWEIMPRLLFSTAIFELDRTNQRLPDPNNAGFFLLSGRTLTRGFEAGLAGYITDEWQVAGGYAYTDARIASNVSATVVAGNRVGLVPYNTFSLWNRYQFHPRWGVGVGIIHYTDSYASSDDTVRLPGWTRVDAAVYYKVSENIRAQINIENIFDKGYFSTADGNNNITPGAPRTVRAALTAKF, encoded by the coding sequence ATGAACAAACTACCGATCGGCATGGGCGCCATCAGCGCCACGGCATTCTTGTGCCTTCTTGAAGCTTCGACCGCATCCGCACAATCGACCCAGCCGGCCGCAAGCCAACCGAGTCTACCGACAGTCAGCGTCCAGGCGCCGCGTCAGCAAGTCGTTCGCCGCGCACCGCGCCGCCGTGTCGCGACGCGGCCCGTCAGCCCGCGTGTTGCTCCGCCGGCGCCGGTCCCTGTTGTCGCGACTGAAGGTGTGCCGCGAACGGCGAGCGGCGGCACGACCGTCGGCTACGCGACGACGCGCATCACGAGCGGCACTAAGACCGACACGCCCATCATAAATGTTCCGCAGTCCGCGACAGTGCTGACCAAAGAGTTCATCCAAGATCAGTCCGTTCAGTTTCTCGGCGAAGCAACGCGCTACGTGCCCGGCGTGATCTGGCATCAGGGCGAGGGCAATCGCGACGATCTCGTCATTCGCGGTCAGCGCTCGAATGCGGACTTTTACGTCAACGGCTTTCGTGACGACGTTCAGTATTTCCGCGACCTCTACAATGTCGAACGCGTTGAAGTTCTAAAAGGGCCGAATGCGTTGATCTTCGGTCGCGGTGGCGGCGGCGGCATCGTCAACCGTGTGCTGAAGGAGCCGGAGTGGCGCAACGTTCCGTATGGCGAGGTCACGCTTTCGGGTGGTCAATACAACGACCGGCGCGCCACGCTGGATGTCGGCGGCGCATTGAATGGGAATGTCGCCGGCCGCTTCGACGCGATGTACGAAAAAACCGACAGCTATCGCAATCACGTCGGATTCGAGCGTTGGGGTATCAACCCGATGTTCGCCTTCCGGCTGAACGATCAGACGAAGGTCACGCTGAGCTACGAGCACTACGACTTCAACGGCATCACGGATCGCGGAATTCCGTCGCAGTTCGGACGGCCATACAAGACCGATGTCTCTACGTTTTTCGGCAACCCGGACTACGCGCGAACGTATTCGATCGTCGACAGCGCGATGGCAGTCATCGAGCACGAGACCGACTCGGGCGTGAAGATCCGCAACGGGACGCGCTATGCGAATTACGATCGCTGGTACCAGAACGTGTTCCCGGGTGGCGCAGTCAATAATGCGGGCACTTCGGTCAATCTCTCGGCCTACAACAATCGCACGGACCGCGAGAACATCTTCAATCAGACCGACGTCACGTGGAAATTCAACACCGGAAGCTGGCAGCACACCGCGCTCGTCGGCGGCGAAGTCGGACATCAGTCAGGCTTGAGCTATCGCGAGACCGGTTTGTTTAACGGCGTATCGACAGCGCTCGCGGTCAATCCGCTCAACCCGACGGTGTTTGGTCCGATCACCTTCAAGAACAACGGCACCACCGATGCAAACAGCACCTATCGTCTGGGTCTCGGCGCGGTCTATATCCAGGATCAAATCGAAGTCACGCGATGGCTGCAGCTGATCGCCGGCGTTCGCTTCGACCACTTCGATCTCGAAGCCACCAACCGAACCACCAACCTCACGTTCGGTCGCATCGACAATGTCGTCTCGCCGCGCGGCGGCATTGTGATCAAGCCGCAAGACAACATGTCGATCTATGCGAGCTACAGCGTTTCGCATCTGCCGAGTTCCGGTGACCAGTTTTCCTCGCTCACGCCGGGTCTCGTCATCTCGGAGCCGGAGAAGTTCGAGAATAAGGAGGTCGGCTTTAAGTGGGAGATCATGCCGCGATTGTTGTTCTCGACCGCAATCTTCGAACTCGATCGTACCAACCAGCGTCTGCCGGATCCAAACAACGCGGGCTTCTTCCTGCTCAGCGGCCGCACGCTGACGCGCGGCTTCGAGGCCGGCCTTGCCGGGTACATCACCGACGAATGGCAGGTGGCCGGCGGCTATGCCTACACGGATGCGCGCATTGCCAGCAATGTGTCGGCGACCGTTGTCGCAGGCAATCGCGTCGGGCTCGTGCCGTACAACACCTTCTCGCTTTGGAACCGCTACCAGTTCCATCCGCGTTGGGGTGTCGGCGTCGGCATCATCCACTACACGGACTCGTATGCGTCGTCGGACGACACTGTCCGTCTGCCGGGTTGGACGCGCGTCGACGCGGCCGTCTACTACAAAGTGAGCGAGAACATCCGCGCCCAGATCAATATCGAGAACATCTTCGACAAGGGCTACTTCTCGACCGCCGACGGCAACAACAACATCACGCCGGGCGCACCGCGCACGGTCCGCGCTGCACTCACCGCCAAGTTCTAA
- a CDS encoding FMN-binding negative transcriptional regulator, with translation MYAPPFFQIDRAASLQLAEARGFGVIIASGSTNAPVASPVPYCIGYAADGSPRVQLHVARQNPLAEMANAGGTWLLSVMAEDTYVSPDWYASEAQVPTWLYQNVQLSGPVRVMTAAELEQHLVDLSEKFEAWLLPKPPWKVDKIPAARHKQLTRAIVGIDMTVETVIGTTKHNQHKTDADHVAIANALKQQPGEAPRAIATGMVAARPHLAYE, from the coding sequence ATGTATGCGCCGCCATTTTTCCAGATCGATCGTGCCGCCAGCCTCCAGCTGGCCGAGGCGCGCGGATTCGGCGTGATCATCGCGTCCGGCAGCACTAACGCGCCCGTCGCCTCGCCGGTCCCCTATTGCATCGGCTATGCGGCTGACGGCTCACCGCGCGTGCAGCTCCATGTCGCCCGTCAGAATCCGCTCGCCGAAATGGCGAATGCAGGCGGCACATGGCTGCTCTCCGTGATGGCCGAAGACACCTACGTGTCGCCGGACTGGTACGCGAGCGAAGCTCAGGTGCCGACGTGGCTCTACCAGAACGTTCAGCTGTCCGGGCCAGTTCGCGTCATGACGGCGGCGGAATTGGAACAGCATCTCGTTGATCTCAGCGAGAAGTTCGAGGCTTGGCTTCTGCCGAAGCCGCCGTGGAAAGTCGACAAGATTCCGGCCGCGCGGCACAAGCAACTGACCCGCGCCATCGTCGGCATCGATATGACAGTGGAGACTGTCATCGGCACGACAAAACACAATCAGCATAAGACGGACGCGGATCATGTCGCGATCGCCAATGCGCTGAAACAGCAGCCGGGCGAGGCGCCGCGCGCGATTGCGACCGGCATGGTCGCGGCGCGGCCGCATCTGGCCTATGAATAA
- a CDS encoding methyltransferase family protein produces MAILMTGHSQWPGGTRLHESIEWVGIVLLVVAILGRTWCTLYIGGRKVSQLVAAGPYSVTRNPLYVFSVIGALGAGAQFGSAMMGVICAAVVYAIFMIVILREEKALKLALDAPYKNYLATVPRFFPNFSLWRDEDILEVRPDRVRVTFFDGLFFLLAIPVAEGIEALQAIGWLPHWFTLP; encoded by the coding sequence ATGGCCATCCTCATGACGGGTCATTCGCAGTGGCCGGGCGGCACACGGCTGCACGAGTCGATCGAGTGGGTCGGAATCGTATTGCTCGTCGTCGCGATTTTGGGCCGGACCTGGTGCACCCTGTACATCGGCGGCCGAAAGGTATCGCAGCTTGTCGCCGCCGGTCCCTACTCCGTCACGCGCAATCCGCTCTACGTGTTTTCCGTCATCGGTGCGCTGGGCGCTGGCGCGCAATTCGGCAGCGCAATGATGGGGGTTATCTGCGCGGCAGTCGTCTACGCGATTTTTATGATTGTGATCCTCCGCGAGGAGAAGGCGCTCAAGCTAGCGCTTGACGCTCCGTACAAGAACTATCTGGCAACCGTGCCGCGCTTTTTCCCGAACTTCTCGCTGTGGCGGGACGAGGACATTCTCGAGGTACGCCCCGATCGGGTCCGCGTCACATTCTTCGACGGCCTGTTCTTCTTGCTCGCCATCCCAGTTGCCGAAGGGATCGAGGCGCTCCAAGCCATCGGCTGGTTGCCTCACTGGTTCACGCTGCCATAA
- a CDS encoding hybrid sensor histidine kinase/response regulator: protein MKRSTLSEDAIILAPNGRDADVAANILREAKLPADSCKSLSDMIERLNLGGAFIVVTEEALRDQDLAPLVAWLDDQEEWSDLPFILLTRSGGGLERNPAARRFLDTLGNVTFLERPFHPTTLVSLARSALRARRRQYDARSRLQELRENNETLESRVAQAIAERKVLADIVEGTDAYVQVADANYRWLAVNRAAAQEFERIFGVNPRIGQSMLDALSDWPEHQRDVERVWKRALAGEEFVEVAEFGDHTRDRRSYEMKFNVLRDRDGRQIGAYQFVYDVTDRLAADRRLAETEDALRQSQKMEAVGQLTGGVAHDFNNLLTIIKSSTDLLRRPSLPDERRIRYVDAISETVDRASKLTSQLLAFARRQSLKPETFDVNDRITSVVEMLRTLVGSRIEIETVLGDPQFIHADATQFETALINIAVNARDAMNGEGRLVVAVRALSVDKPHTDVAISVSDTGGGIAPETIAHIFDPFFTTKEVGKGTGLGLSQVYGFAKQSGGDVQVESELGRGTTFTILLPRANEADLKVDPAEQGEDAAAFDGTGRRVLVVEDNADVGTFSSQLLQDLGYKTKMVSNADEALALLAHEADFDIVFSDVVMPGMSGVDLGHEINRLYPRLPVVLTSGYSDVLAQEGPHGFELVKKPYSADELSRVLRRCLA from the coding sequence GTGAAGCGATCGACGCTCTCCGAAGACGCCATTATCCTAGCGCCGAACGGCCGCGATGCGGACGTTGCTGCTAACATTCTGCGGGAAGCGAAGCTGCCTGCCGATAGTTGCAAGTCGTTGTCGGACATGATCGAGCGTCTCAATCTCGGCGGTGCGTTTATTGTCGTCACAGAGGAAGCGCTGCGCGACCAGGACCTCGCACCGCTCGTCGCGTGGCTCGACGATCAGGAGGAGTGGTCGGACCTTCCGTTTATCTTGCTGACGCGCAGCGGCGGCGGCTTAGAGCGCAATCCGGCAGCGCGGCGCTTTCTCGACACGCTCGGCAACGTGACATTTCTTGAGCGCCCGTTTCACCCGACGACGCTGGTCAGTCTCGCGCGCTCGGCGCTGCGAGCGCGGCGCCGGCAATACGATGCGCGATCTCGTCTTCAAGAGCTGCGCGAGAACAACGAGACGCTCGAATCCCGCGTCGCACAGGCGATCGCGGAGCGGAAGGTTCTCGCCGATATCGTCGAAGGCACCGACGCCTATGTTCAGGTTGCCGATGCCAATTACCGCTGGCTCGCGGTGAATCGTGCGGCTGCGCAAGAGTTCGAGCGTATTTTTGGCGTGAATCCGCGCATCGGTCAGTCGATGCTCGATGCGCTCTCGGACTGGCCGGAACATCAGCGTGATGTCGAGCGGGTGTGGAAGCGCGCGCTTGCCGGCGAGGAGTTCGTCGAAGTCGCGGAGTTTGGCGATCACACTCGCGATCGGCGCTCCTACGAGATGAAGTTCAACGTGTTGCGCGATCGCGATGGCCGGCAGATCGGGGCTTACCAGTTTGTGTACGATGTCACGGATCGCCTGGCGGCCGACCGGCGGCTCGCCGAGACCGAAGACGCGTTACGCCAATCGCAAAAGATGGAGGCGGTCGGTCAGCTGACCGGCGGCGTTGCGCACGACTTCAACAATCTCCTCACGATCATCAAAAGCTCGACGGATTTGCTGCGGCGGCCCAGCCTGCCGGACGAGCGGCGCATCCGCTACGTCGACGCCATCTCTGAAACGGTTGATCGTGCATCCAAGCTGACCAGCCAGTTGCTGGCCTTCGCGCGACGGCAGTCGCTAAAGCCGGAAACGTTCGACGTGAACGACCGCATCACGTCCGTCGTCGAGATGTTGCGCACGTTGGTCGGTAGCCGGATCGAGATCGAGACGGTTCTCGGAGACCCGCAATTCATTCACGCGGACGCGACGCAATTCGAAACGGCGCTGATCAATATCGCGGTCAACGCTCGCGATGCGATGAACGGCGAGGGGCGATTGGTCGTCGCGGTACGCGCGCTTAGCGTCGACAAGCCGCATACGGACGTCGCGATCTCCGTTTCGGATACGGGTGGTGGCATCGCGCCTGAAACCATCGCGCATATTTTCGATCCGTTTTTCACCACGAAAGAAGTCGGCAAGGGTACGGGCTTGGGGTTGTCCCAGGTCTATGGCTTCGCCAAGCAATCCGGCGGTGATGTGCAAGTGGAGAGCGAACTCGGCCGAGGCACGACGTTCACAATTCTGCTGCCGCGCGCGAACGAGGCTGATCTGAAAGTCGATCCTGCGGAGCAGGGCGAAGATGCAGCCGCCTTCGACGGCACCGGACGCCGTGTCCTCGTCGTTGAGGACAATGCGGACGTCGGCACGTTCTCGTCTCAGCTGCTTCAGGATCTCGGATACAAAACGAAGATGGTGTCGAACGCTGATGAAGCGTTGGCGCTGCTGGCGCACGAAGCTGACTTCGATATCGTGTTTTCGGATGTCGTCATGCCGGGCATGAGCGGCGTCGATCTCGGTCACGAGATCAACCGCCTGTATCCGCGGCTGCCTGTCGTTCTGACGTCGGGGTACAGCGATGTGTTGGCCCAGGAAGGCCCGCACGGCTTCGAGTTGGTCAAGAAACCGTATTCGGCCGACGAGCTATCGCGCGTGTTGAGGCGCTGCCTCGCCTGA
- a CDS encoding S1C family serine protease translates to MSDLWNPVHQPQPQDYTYDLERALNAIVGVHSVVPPDAFTAETLGTERAGNGVLIAPHNVVLTIGYLVTEAEQVWLHFNGGKVVPGHVMAYDQETGFGLIQPLARIDAPALELGSSASTTVGDDVVVAGAGGRSRSVAARIAAKQEFAGYWEYVLDEAIFTTPSHPNWGGTGLIGADGKLIGIGSLQLEQTRGENQTQHINMVVPIDLLKPILNDLMTLGRPNRPVRPWLGLFATEIESRVVIAGLAGQGPAKRANLKTGDLVVSVAGREVTDLASLFRGVWSLGEAGVEVPLRVHREGRTFDVRITSSDRNSFLKRPKLH, encoded by the coding sequence ATGAGCGATCTTTGGAACCCTGTCCATCAACCGCAACCACAAGACTACACGTACGATCTCGAGCGTGCGCTGAACGCGATCGTTGGCGTGCATAGCGTCGTGCCGCCGGACGCATTCACGGCGGAGACGCTCGGCACCGAACGCGCCGGCAATGGCGTGTTGATCGCGCCGCACAACGTCGTGCTCACCATCGGCTATCTCGTCACCGAAGCCGAGCAGGTTTGGTTGCACTTCAACGGCGGCAAAGTCGTGCCCGGTCACGTGATGGCTTACGATCAAGAAACCGGCTTCGGGCTAATCCAGCCGCTCGCGCGCATCGACGCGCCGGCGCTGGAACTCGGCTCGTCTGCTTCGACGACCGTCGGCGATGACGTCGTTGTCGCCGGGGCCGGAGGGCGCTCGCGTTCGGTCGCGGCCCGCATTGCAGCCAAGCAGGAATTTGCCGGCTACTGGGAATACGTCCTCGACGAAGCGATCTTCACGACGCCGTCGCATCCCAACTGGGGCGGCACGGGTTTGATCGGCGCCGACGGCAAACTCATCGGCATCGGCTCGCTGCAGCTTGAGCAAACGCGCGGCGAGAACCAGACCCAGCATATCAACATGGTTGTGCCGATCGATCTCTTGAAGCCGATTCTGAACGACCTGATGACCCTCGGCCGCCCGAACCGCCCGGTCCGGCCGTGGCTCGGTCTGTTCGCGACAGAGATCGAAAGCCGCGTCGTTATCGCGGGGCTCGCCGGTCAGGGCCCGGCCAAGCGGGCGAACCTCAAAACCGGCGATCTTGTCGTCAGCGTCGCGGGCCGCGAGGTGACGGACCTCGCCAGCCTGTTCCGCGGCGTCTGGTCGCTCGGCGAAGCCGGCGTCGAGGTGCCGCTACGCGTCCACCGCGAGGGCCGGACTTTCGATGTTCGCATCACGTCCTCGGATCGCAACAGCTTCTTGAAGCGGCCGAAGCTCCACTAA
- the argC gene encoding N-acetyl-gamma-glutamyl-phosphate reductase: protein MAKQKAKIGVLGASGYTGADAVRLAARHPHIEIAALTANTYAGKHMQEVFPHFFMLDLPKLETWESVDWTKLDAVFCGLPHGTTQEIIAKVVEANPKIKILDMSADFRLRDMATYAEWYGHEHRAPHLQGEAVYGLTEFYRDDIAKARLVACPGCYPTATLLALVPIAKAGLIDTDDIIVDAKSGITGAGRGLKQNTLFSESGEGLSPYSIAKHRHAPEIEQEVAAAAGVPVTLNFTPHLIPMSRGELCTSYVKLAKGKTVDDLRAALEAAYKDEPFVFVAPKGVVPQTQNVRGSNYVQVGVFADRIPGRAIVVSTLDNLVKGSAGQAIQNMNLMLGYPETTGLEQIALFP from the coding sequence ATGGCGAAACAGAAAGCAAAGATCGGCGTCCTCGGCGCCTCCGGTTACACGGGCGCGGACGCCGTCAGGCTCGCCGCACGGCACCCGCATATCGAGATCGCGGCGCTGACCGCGAACACTTACGCGGGCAAGCACATGCAGGAGGTCTTCCCGCATTTCTTCATGCTCGATCTCCCGAAGCTGGAAACGTGGGAGAGCGTCGACTGGACGAAGTTGGACGCAGTCTTCTGCGGTCTGCCGCACGGCACGACGCAGGAGATCATCGCGAAGGTCGTCGAGGCGAACCCGAAGATCAAGATCCTCGATATGTCCGCCGACTTCCGCCTGCGCGACATGGCGACTTACGCCGAGTGGTATGGCCACGAACATCGCGCGCCGCATCTGCAGGGCGAAGCCGTCTACGGCCTCACTGAATTTTATCGCGACGACATCGCGAAGGCGAGACTTGTCGCCTGCCCGGGCTGCTATCCGACCGCGACATTGCTGGCTCTCGTGCCGATCGCGAAGGCCGGATTGATCGACACCGACGACATCATCGTCGATGCGAAGTCGGGCATCACGGGCGCGGGGCGCGGACTGAAGCAGAACACGCTGTTCTCCGAATCCGGCGAGGGCCTCTCGCCCTACTCCATCGCGAAGCATCGGCATGCGCCGGAGATCGAACAGGAAGTCGCAGCCGCCGCCGGGGTGCCGGTGACGCTGAACTTCACGCCGCATCTCATCCCGATGAGCCGAGGCGAACTCTGCACGTCGTACGTCAAGCTCGCGAAGGGTAAGACCGTCGACGATCTGCGCGCCGCGCTCGAAGCGGCTTACAAGGACGAACCCTTCGTGTTCGTTGCGCCGAAAGGTGTCGTGCCGCAGACGCAGAACGTACGTGGCTCGAATTACGTGCAGGTTGGCGTGTTCGCAGACCGCATTCCGGGCCGCGCCATCGTTGTCTCGACGCTCGACAACTTGGTGAAGGGGTCGGCCGGTCAGGCGATCCAGAACATGAATCTGATGCTGGGTTATCCGGAGACGACTGGCCTCGAGCAGATCGCGCTGTTCCCGTAG